A section of the Parasteatoda tepidariorum isolate YZ-2023 chromosome 6, CAS_Ptep_4.0, whole genome shotgun sequence genome encodes:
- the LOC107454205 gene encoding sialin isoform X1: protein MEINPDFDAGEVARTVALAVTNLHSRNLSSDSGNDETPLVRNREHSINTNMDNEDKTKLVSSQSSGWKDYFKNIPARHVLTILGFLGFCNVYALRVNLSVAMVAMVNIDTNTTVVSECSVGPLNDTHKIKDGEFKWDSNTQGTILGSFFYGYLLTQVPGGRMAEKFGGKWLFGLGVLCTSVLTLLTPIAARWGVVPLIVLRVCEGLGEGVTFPAMHAMLGTWLPKMERSLLGTIIYSGAQIGTVISMPISGLLCDSDFLGGWPSVFYVFGTLGCIWTIFWGILIYETPDVHPRISRAELLLIQADRSDDSQKKNKPNIPWKKILTSIPVWTLMITHFGQNWGFYTFLTMLPTYLSSILRFNIKSDGFISALPYLLQAIVGWVTSYIADYARQRQYFTISTIRKICNTVGFIGPAICLLGVIVSGCNHIWSVVFLTLAMGFNGFTFSGYMVTHVDMSPEFAGTLMGMTNAFATLTGFLAPKAVGALTQNNQTLAQWRIVFYIAIGVYVVTGALYVLCGSAKLQKWGASKSRSLSDIAEKAETTSDE from the exons ATGGAAATCAATCCGGACTTTGATGCCGGAGAAGTTGCGCGAACTGTTGCGCTAGCTGTCACTAATCTACACAGTCGAAATTTATCATCTGACAGCGGTAACGATGAAACACCTCTAGTCCGAAATCGTGAACATAGTATTAATACAAACATggataatgaagataaaactaaattagtGTCTTCTCAAAGCTCAGGATGGAAAG attatttcaaaaatattcctgCTCGCCATGTTTTAACGATTCTGGGATTTCTTGGATTTTGCAATGTCTATGCTTTAAGGGTCAATTTAAGTGTTGCTATGGTGGCAATGGTTAATATAGATACCAATACAACTGTTGTTAGTGAATGTTCTGTTGGACCATTAAATGATACTCATAAAATAAAG gatGGTGAATTTAAATGGGATTCCAATACCCAAGGAACGATCTTAGGCTCTTTCTTCTATGGGTATTTACTCACTCAAGTTCCTGGTGGACGAATGGCCGAAAAATTTGGTGGAAAATGGCTATTTGGGTTAGGAGTACTTTGCACCTCTGTTTTAACATTGCTGACGCCCATAGCTGCCAGATGGGGTGTTGTGCCCCTTATTGTTTTGAGAGTTTGTGAAGGACTCGGAGAG GGTGTTACATTTCCTGCAATGCACGCTATGTTAGGTACTTGGTTACCGAAAATGGAACGAAGTCTTTTAGGCACCATAATATACAGTGGTGCCCAGATTGGAACAGTCATTTCAATGCCAATATCTGGGCTGCTTTGTGATTCAGATTTCCTTGGAGGATGGCCATCTGTTTTCTATGTGTTTG gtACCCTTGGTTGTATATGGACCATATTTTGGGGCATTTTGATCTATGAAACGCCTGACGTTCATCCTCGAATCTCAAGAGCTGAACTATTACTTATTCAAGCTGACAGAAGTGATGacagtcagaaaaaaaat AAACCAAATATTCCTTGGAAAAAGATACTGACATCTATTCCTGTGTGGACATTAATGATTACCCATTTTGGACAAAATTGGGGATTCTACACATTCTTAACTATGCTTCCAACGTATTTAAGCTCCATATTacgatttaatattaaaagc gaTGGTTTTATTTCTGCTCTTCCTTATCTCTTACAAGCTATTGTTGGATGGGTAACAAGCTATATTGCTGATTATGCCCGTCAAAGACAATATTTTACTATCAGCACCATTCGTAAAATCTGTAACACTGTTG GTTTCATTGGACCAGCTATATGTTTACTTGGAGTTATTGTTAGTGGCTGTAATCACATATGGAGTGTCGTTTTCCTTACTCTGGCTATGGGTTTTAATGGATTTACTTTCTCAGGCTACATGGTGACACACGTTGATATGTCTCCAGAATTTGCTG gtaCTCTTATGGGAATGACAAACGCATTTGCAACTTTAACTGGTTTTCTGGCTCCCAAGGCTGTTGGTGCCCTAACTCAAAATAat cAAACATTAGCACAATGGAGGATAGTATTTTACATCGCTATAGGAGTTTATGTAGTTACCGGAGCTCTTTATGTTCTTTGTGGTTCTGCAAAGCTTCAAAAATGGGGAGCTTCAAAATCGAGATCTTTGAGTGACATAGCTGAGAAGGCTGAAACGACAAGTGATGAATAA
- the LOC107454205 gene encoding sialin isoform X2, with the protein MVAMVNIDTNTTVVSECSVGPLNDTHKIKDGEFKWDSNTQGTILGSFFYGYLLTQVPGGRMAEKFGGKWLFGLGVLCTSVLTLLTPIAARWGVVPLIVLRVCEGLGEGVTFPAMHAMLGTWLPKMERSLLGTIIYSGAQIGTVISMPISGLLCDSDFLGGWPSVFYVFGTLGCIWTIFWGILIYETPDVHPRISRAELLLIQADRSDDSQKKNKPNIPWKKILTSIPVWTLMITHFGQNWGFYTFLTMLPTYLSSILRFNIKSDGFISALPYLLQAIVGWVTSYIADYARQRQYFTISTIRKICNTVGFIGPAICLLGVIVSGCNHIWSVVFLTLAMGFNGFTFSGYMVTHVDMSPEFAGTLMGMTNAFATLTGFLAPKAVGALTQNNQTLAQWRIVFYIAIGVYVVTGALYVLCGSAKLQKWGASKSRSLSDIAEKAETTSDE; encoded by the exons ATGGTGGCAATGGTTAATATAGATACCAATACAACTGTTGTTAGTGAATGTTCTGTTGGACCATTAAATGATACTCATAAAATAAAG gatGGTGAATTTAAATGGGATTCCAATACCCAAGGAACGATCTTAGGCTCTTTCTTCTATGGGTATTTACTCACTCAAGTTCCTGGTGGACGAATGGCCGAAAAATTTGGTGGAAAATGGCTATTTGGGTTAGGAGTACTTTGCACCTCTGTTTTAACATTGCTGACGCCCATAGCTGCCAGATGGGGTGTTGTGCCCCTTATTGTTTTGAGAGTTTGTGAAGGACTCGGAGAG GGTGTTACATTTCCTGCAATGCACGCTATGTTAGGTACTTGGTTACCGAAAATGGAACGAAGTCTTTTAGGCACCATAATATACAGTGGTGCCCAGATTGGAACAGTCATTTCAATGCCAATATCTGGGCTGCTTTGTGATTCAGATTTCCTTGGAGGATGGCCATCTGTTTTCTATGTGTTTG gtACCCTTGGTTGTATATGGACCATATTTTGGGGCATTTTGATCTATGAAACGCCTGACGTTCATCCTCGAATCTCAAGAGCTGAACTATTACTTATTCAAGCTGACAGAAGTGATGacagtcagaaaaaaaat AAACCAAATATTCCTTGGAAAAAGATACTGACATCTATTCCTGTGTGGACATTAATGATTACCCATTTTGGACAAAATTGGGGATTCTACACATTCTTAACTATGCTTCCAACGTATTTAAGCTCCATATTacgatttaatattaaaagc gaTGGTTTTATTTCTGCTCTTCCTTATCTCTTACAAGCTATTGTTGGATGGGTAACAAGCTATATTGCTGATTATGCCCGTCAAAGACAATATTTTACTATCAGCACCATTCGTAAAATCTGTAACACTGTTG GTTTCATTGGACCAGCTATATGTTTACTTGGAGTTATTGTTAGTGGCTGTAATCACATATGGAGTGTCGTTTTCCTTACTCTGGCTATGGGTTTTAATGGATTTACTTTCTCAGGCTACATGGTGACACACGTTGATATGTCTCCAGAATTTGCTG gtaCTCTTATGGGAATGACAAACGCATTTGCAACTTTAACTGGTTTTCTGGCTCCCAAGGCTGTTGGTGCCCTAACTCAAAATAat cAAACATTAGCACAATGGAGGATAGTATTTTACATCGCTATAGGAGTTTATGTAGTTACCGGAGCTCTTTATGTTCTTTGTGGTTCTGCAAAGCTTCAAAAATGGGGAGCTTCAAAATCGAGATCTTTGAGTGACATAGCTGAGAAGGCTGAAACGACAAGTGATGAATAA